From uncultured Bacteroides sp., a single genomic window includes:
- a CDS encoding RNA polymerase sigma factor yields the protein MDSVTNDTELSQLLSLLVSGDVNAFSRIYDLHVNMLFNYGCRLTTDKELLKDCIHDIFIKIYNKRKDLGEIANFKSYLFISLKNKLCDESRKRTNFDDYPVEELNPVATENVENDYIKLEMESVSNERVKYLLNQLPPRQKEALTLYYLEEKKYEDICILMDMNYQSVRNLIHRGVLKLRSIAV from the coding sequence ATGGATAGTGTGACTAACGATACTGAGTTATCGCAGTTGCTTTCCCTTTTAGTATCAGGAGATGTGAATGCTTTCTCCAGAATATATGATTTACATGTGAATATGCTTTTTAATTATGGTTGCAGACTAACAACAGATAAAGAACTTTTAAAGGATTGTATTCATGATATTTTTATTAAGATCTATAATAAGCGTAAAGATCTAGGGGAAATAGCTAATTTCAAATCATATCTTTTCATCTCATTGAAAAATAAGCTATGTGATGAAAGCCGTAAAAGAACTAATTTTGATGATTATCCTGTAGAAGAATTGAATCCTGTTGCTACAGAGAATGTAGAGAATGATTATATTAAGCTTGAAATGGAGTCTGTTTCAAATGAGAGAGTGAAGTATCTTTTAAATCAACTTCCTCCACGCCAGAAAGAGGCATTAACTTTATATTATTTAGAAGAGAAGAAATACGAAGATATTTGCATACTTATGGATATGAATTATCAGTCGGTACGCAATTTAATTCATCGTGGAGTACTTAAACTTCGAAGTATTGCTGTTTAA
- the mazG gene encoding nucleoside triphosphate pyrophosphohydrolase has translation MHTRKEQIEAFGHFLDILDELREKCPWDRKQTNESLRANTIEEVYELSDALMKGDKKDTCKELGDVLLHVAFYSKIASEKDDFDIKDVCDHLCEKLIFRHPHVFGDTVAETAGQVSQNWEQLKLKEKGGNKSVLSGVPSSLPSVIKAYRIQDKARNVGFDWEKKEQVWDKVKEEFGELQTEISSMDKDKAEAEFGDLFFSIINAARLYGINPDNALERTNHKFIRRFNYLEEHTIKQGLNLKDMPLEEMDKYWNEAKKKGL, from the coding sequence ATGCATACAAGAAAAGAACAAATAGAAGCCTTCGGTCATTTTCTGGATATCCTCGATGAGCTTCGCGAGAAATGTCCGTGGGACAGGAAACAAACAAACGAGAGTCTGAGAGCCAACACCATTGAAGAGGTATACGAATTAAGTGACGCTTTGATGAAAGGTGATAAAAAAGACACCTGTAAAGAGCTGGGAGATGTATTACTACATGTTGCTTTTTATTCCAAAATTGCTTCCGAAAAAGATGATTTTGATATTAAAGACGTTTGCGATCATTTGTGCGAAAAACTTATTTTCCGTCATCCTCATGTATTTGGTGATACAGTTGCTGAAACAGCAGGACAAGTTTCTCAAAACTGGGAGCAGCTTAAATTGAAAGAAAAAGGAGGCAATAAATCCGTGCTAAGTGGAGTTCCCTCTTCCCTACCCTCAGTGATTAAAGCTTACCGCATACAAGATAAAGCACGGAATGTTGGCTTCGATTGGGAGAAAAAAGAGCAGGTTTGGGATAAGGTAAAAGAAGAATTTGGTGAACTTCAGACTGAAATATCCTCAATGGATAAAGATAAAGCAGAAGCAGAATTTGGTGATCTTTTCTTTAGCATCATCAATGCAGCCCGTCTTTATGGAATTAATCCGGATAATGCACTGGAACGAACGAATCATAAATTTATCCGCCGCTTTAATTACCTGGAAGAACACACCATCAAGCAAGGTCTCAATCTGAAAGATATGCCACTTGAGGAGATGGACAAATACTGGAATGAAGCAAAGAAAAAAGGATTGTAA